GAATTTCTTTGCCGGCCCGTAGCTTCACCGACAGGAAATAGCCGCACAGCGCGGTGCCCAGCAGGCCGGATAATAATCCGGCAAGGATCGCGAGCTGAATATCCTCCACCGGCCACGGAGTGCCGTAAATGTAGAGTTTAATCGGGTAATCGCTGAGAACGGAGATTCGCGTGGGGGAGGGAGGAAGTTCATCAACGTTAATGACGTCGGGAGAATAAGAGGTTAGCGCTTTGTTTCCCACCACCAGCGCCATGGAGCGGATCTCCTGCTGTCGTGAGGTGAAGACCAGGTAGGGCGTAAGGTTGACGTTAAGGGTGGTAAAGACGCCTCGGCCGGCAGACAAAGGATTCAGAAACCAGGCGGCAATGACCGGCTTACCCGGCATCATCGGCGTGCCGTTCATAATCGCCAGGTCGATGGTTTTATTGATATTCAGCTCGGGTTCCAGCGCATCCATCGACAGCTCCATGCTGCCGGTGGCGGAAGAACAGTAGGCAATGCCGTTACGCACCAGCAAAAAAGCGCGTACGTTCGGATTAAAAGCGGCGCGGGACGTAAGCTCGCCGCTGACCCTCTCACATTCGTTCATGGTTAAGGGCTGAATACCGTCGGCGGTGGCGTGGAGTTCTTTAAAAAAGGTCCCCAGGTAGCTGCTGATATCGCGAGCGAGGAGGTTATAAGCGGACTCACGCTTAGAGTGGAGCGCCAGGCTGGTCAGCCCCCCCACGAATACTGCGAAGAACAGCCCTATCAGCAGGCTGAATGCGACTATCTGTTTTGGCGTGCTAAAGTAGCGCGAAAAAATATTCTTATAAGACATGGATGTATGAGTCCCACAAGGGCAAGCGAATTATCGTTTGTTCTATTATTTTTTCTGACTATAACCCATAACCCGGAAATTGTTTACTTTGTTTCATCGGGTAACTATTCGCCGTGACTTTACCTGCAGGAAAAGTAACCCTCTGAATTTAAGACATAAAAAAAACGCTGCGTCGGCAGCGTTTTTAACGTTGGTGGTTTTGTTAAGTAGCCAAGGGAATAACCCTCAACAAAACGTATCTTTTACCGCATCAGCTGCGGCTGAGCACCCGGCGCGCTTCGTTGTAGCGCTTCTTCCAGTAGGGCTCATCCATGCTGGAAATCACCACGCCGCTGCTGGTAGAGGCATGTACAAATTGGTTATTGCCAATGTAGATGCCAACATGACGCCCGGTTGACCCCGCACGGAACAGAACCAAATCGCCGGTGCGTAATTTATTACGCGAAACGGATTTGCCGGTCTCCTGCTGCTCTGACGTTGAACGAGGCAGCGTTAAGCCAAACTGTTCCTGGAACGTGCGCTGCACAAAGGCAGAACAATCGATACCCGCTCTGCTGCTGCCGCCTAGACGGTAGCGTACACCTTTCCAGCTCGCGTATTGATCCATAATGCGTGATTTAACATCGACATTACGAACCATCTCTTCGAATTCATCCTGAGAGGCTTGCAGTAAAAAACCATCTTTTTCACCGACTGCATGCGTCTCAGAATGCATATTTGCTGTGTTAGTCGAACTACAGGCGGAGAGCATAACCGCTACCGCAATTGCGGGGATAGCCCGCAGGATGTATCTCAAAATAGGCTGAGATTTGACCATGTTGTTTGTTTTCCCTTGAAGTCCTTAACGAATAATTCGTTATACAAAATTACCAACGTGACGAGACTAATAACCTGAAAGCGCTGAAACAATTATTCATGCACAAAAATGTGGCTTACCGCACAATTTTATTCACGGCACAAATTTTAGGGCTGTAGCGCAAACTTTTCCGAGAGTACCCGATCAAACCAGGCTATGCGAGCGTTTTTATTCTTATTTTTATAAGAAATTGTGATGATTCGTCGCGAAAGGTTATTTCGAACAAATGATCGACGATAGCGCTGGTTTTATCGTCAGGTCATTCAAAAGGAAGGGGATTTGGCGTGGGTAAATATTCATTTTACCGTCATGGTGTTGAAAAAATAAGCAGATCCCCGGGGGAGCCCTGCTTATTCAACATCGTCGTGGCTTATTAGCCGTCAGCGAGAAGCTCTATATTTACCCGGCAGAGTACGGTTCAGTAGCGAAATTAACCGGTCACTGAGTGGGGTTAAAAGTACCCACGGCAGGCCCACCAGGGCAATAGAAAGCGAGCCAACGTAGACATCGGTAAACCAGTGCGCGCCTATCATTATTCTTGGCGAAGAGAAGATAAAGAAGATCACACTCGCGATAAGAAACGCACGCACGCCGAAATAGCGCAGCATAAAACCGGTGAAGATAAGCAACATGAGGCCGTGATCGCCAGGGAAACTGTCGCGGGAGGCATCTTTGGTTGGGATGTGCAGCAGCTCGCTGACGCGATGGATATCGGTGAAGAACAGCGTCGGGCTGGCGTGCGCCACCGGGATAAGGTGACCTAGCTGATTAATCACGACCGCAGAAAGCAGCATGACAATACCCATCAACACCAGGCGGCGGCGGCCGGCGCCGTCCTCACGCAGCCAGAACCAGGAGAAGAGTCCCCCCATGGCCAGCAGCGAAATGCCGTCGAAAGCGCGGTTATTGGTGATGGCTATCAGCGTTAAAAAGGCATGGCTCTTGACCAGTTCCTGATTAAAGAAATGGAACAGCGCTGAGTCAATGTTGAACCAAAATCCATGGTTCACGGGCAGATACCAGCTAAAGAACAGGGCAAGGCCCAGGGCGTTCAGCAGCAGGATTAGAGGGAGGCGATTAGTCATGATGCAGTTTCTAAATCTCATTACGGGGGCGAAAAGGTAGACGCATTAACTTAAACGTAAGCTCAACAGGCTGGATTGCAGAGCGTTCCAG
This region of Cedecea lapagei genomic DNA includes:
- a CDS encoding phosphatase PAP2 family protein, coding for MTNRLPLILLLNALGLALFFSWYLPVNHGFWFNIDSALFHFFNQELVKSHAFLTLIAITNNRAFDGISLLAMGGLFSWFWLREDGAGRRRLVLMGIVMLLSAVVINQLGHLIPVAHASPTLFFTDIHRVSELLHIPTKDASRDSFPGDHGLMLLIFTGFMLRYFGVRAFLIASVIFFIFSSPRIMIGAHWFTDVYVGSLSIALVGLPWVLLTPLSDRLISLLNRTLPGKYRASR
- the mepS gene encoding bifunctional murein DD-endopeptidase/murein LD-carboxypeptidase, whose translation is MVKSQPILRYILRAIPAIAVAVMLSACSSTNTANMHSETHAVGEKDGFLLQASQDEFEEMVRNVDVKSRIMDQYASWKGVRYRLGGSSRAGIDCSAFVQRTFQEQFGLTLPRSTSEQQETGKSVSRNKLRTGDLVLFRAGSTGRHVGIYIGNNQFVHASTSSGVVISSMDEPYWKKRYNEARRVLSRS
- a CDS encoding cyclic di-GMP phosphodiesterase, which translates into the protein MSYKNIFSRYFSTPKQIVAFSLLIGLFFAVFVGGLTSLALHSKRESAYNLLARDISSYLGTFFKELHATADGIQPLTMNECERVSGELTSRAAFNPNVRAFLLVRNGIAYCSSATGSMELSMDALEPELNINKTIDLAIMNGTPMMPGKPVIAAWFLNPLSAGRGVFTTLNVNLTPYLVFTSRQQEIRSMALVVGNKALTSYSPDVINVDELPPSPTRISVLSDYPIKLYIYGTPWPVEDIQLAILAGLLSGLLGTALCGYFLSVKLRAGKEILTGIKRGQFFVVYQPIVDSQALQMHGIEVLMRWEHPTAGMIPPDAFIGFAEAQQLIVPLTRHLFELIAKDAPALQKVLPAGAKLGVNLAPSHLHSPTFKQDIQAFAASLPPHHFQLVFEITERDMLKEKEAMGIFAWLHEQGFEIAVDDFGTGHSALIYLERFTLDYLKIDRGFVNSIGMETVTAPVLDAVLTLAQRLNMNTVAEGVETPEQAKWLIERGCNFLQGYYFSRPLTLSQLISWNPSHTLYDELKD